One genomic region from Lycorma delicatula isolate Av1 chromosome 1, ASM4794821v1, whole genome shotgun sequence encodes:
- the LOC142322990 gene encoding uncharacterized protein LOC142322990 isoform X2, translated as MTAISISLDDVRMLSLLITLILFPVYITTDSTPTQCEAVGKYKVLHYESCSKYYLCVNGEVLETGCFPILRRYNNATQSCQWFWQTPCETSPPAPSLNLTLPDNAQPHAAKKTGLCL; from the exons ATGACAG CTATTTCAATATCTCTCGATGATGTTCGtatgttatctttattaataactCTAATCCTTTTCCCTGTATATATTACAACGGATTCAACACCGACTCAGTGCGAAGCCGTAGGAAAGTATAAAGTACTTCATTATGAGAGTTgctctaaatattatttatgcgtCAACGGTGAAGTTTTAGAAACCGGATGTTTTCCAATTTTAAGAAGATACAATAATGCTACGCAAAGTTGCCAGTGGTTTTGGCAAACTCCTTGTGAAACCAGTCCGCCTGCACCTTCGTTAAACTTAACTCTACCG GATAACGCTCAACCTCATGCGGCCAAAAAAACAGGCCTTTGCCTTTAA
- the LOC142322990 gene encoding uncharacterized protein LOC142322990 isoform X1: MTAISISLDDVRMLSLLITLILFPVYITTDSTPTQCEAVGKYKVLHYESCSKYYLCVNGEVLETGCFPILRRYNNATQSCQWFWQTPCETSPPAPSLNLTLPVCSPKDIYSNLYPGNCKKYYYCNLGVLTVRTCDLFKQFDPVEKKCRFFFRFTCSEQQNPRTPK, translated from the exons ATGACAG CTATTTCAATATCTCTCGATGATGTTCGtatgttatctttattaataactCTAATCCTTTTCCCTGTATATATTACAACGGATTCAACACCGACTCAGTGCGAAGCCGTAGGAAAGTATAAAGTACTTCATTATGAGAGTTgctctaaatattatttatgcgtCAACGGTGAAGTTTTAGAAACCGGATGTTTTCCAATTTTAAGAAGATACAATAATGCTACGCAAAGTTGCCAGTGGTTTTGGCAAACTCCTTGTGAAACCAGTCCGCCTGCACCTTCGTTAAACTTAACTCTACCGGTATGTTCACCAAAAGACATCTATTCAAATTTATATCCAGGAAACTgcaaaaaatactattattgtaATCTCGGTGTACTTACTGTAAGAACTTGTGacttatttaaacaatttgatccggttgaaaaaaaatgtagatttttttttagatttacatgCTCAGAACAGCAAAATCCTCGTACTcctaaatag